The region AGACCGCCTGGTCGTCGAACACCATCACCTTGTTATGGGCGATCGCGGGCTTGTTGTCGATCACCACCGGCACGCCGGCGTGCCTGAGGAAGGTGGCGCTGGTATAGCGCTCGCTCTGCTGGCTCTTGTCCAGGATCACGCGCACGTCGACGCCGCGCCGGTGCGCCTGTGCCACGGCCTCGGCAATCGGCGCGCTGGTGAACGAATAGGCCTGGATCAGCAGGCGCTGCCGCGTGCTGCGGATGGCATTGATCAGCAGCGCCTGGCAGCTCGCGCCATCCGGCACGAAGCACAGGGTGTAGCCGCTGCCATCGGCAAAGGGCTTGCTGGGCAGTGGCCTGGCATCGGGCGGCTGGGCCGGTTGCGCGGGCTTGCCGGCGCGCGACGGGAAGTGGTTGGCGATGGCTTCGTTGAAGGTCTCGCTGATGCTGTCGGCGATGGTCTCGGACACCTGGTCGAAGGTCGATGCCGAACGGGCATGCGCCAGCAGCGCGAAGGGGCTGAACGAAGTGAAGGCCGACACAGCGGCGGCCAGGCCCAGGCCCAGCACGGCCCGGCGAATGAAGCGATAAGTCACGGCGGATCTTGGCGTCGGTGAAGGACAGCGTGCGCGCGCCGCGCGCCGCACCTGTCCGGGGGCGGGAACGCAGCGTAGCAGCCGCATACGCCACTGGCAAAGCGGGATTGTGTAACAGGATCTGTGGCATGCACGGCGTTCCGGCGGCGGCCTTGGGGCTATCCGCGGCCGGCGCCTATGATGGAGGCAACCCCTGCGGCGGCGGCCGCCAAGGAGAGGCCATGACCAACCACACCTACAAGCTGGTCGAGATCGTCGGCTCTTCGCCCGACGGCTGCGACCAGGCCATCCAGAGCGCCATCGCCAAGGCCGGCGAGACCATCAAGAACATCGACTGGTTCGAAGTGGTGGAAACGCGCGGCCATATCCAGAATGGCAAGATCGCGCACTACCAGGTCACGTTGAAGGTCGGTTTCCGCGTGA is a window of Cupriavidus taiwanensis LMG 19424 DNA encoding:
- a CDS encoding phospholipase D family nuclease, producing the protein MTYRFIRRAVLGLGLAAAVSAFTSFSPFALLAHARSASTFDQVSETIADSISETFNEAIANHFPSRAGKPAQPAQPPDARPLPSKPFADGSGYTLCFVPDGASCQALLINAIRSTRQRLLIQAYSFTSAPIAEAVAQAHRRGVDVRVILDKSQQSERYTSATFLRHAGVPVVIDNKPAIAHNKVMVFDDQAVFTGSFNFTKSAQERNAENGMLIRGDAAVVKAYTDNWHKRYRQSRPY
- a CDS encoding dodecin — its product is MTNHTYKLVEIVGSSPDGCDQAIQSAIAKAGETIKNIDWFEVVETRGHIQNGKIAHYQVTLKVGFRVT